One genomic window of Acidobacteriota bacterium includes the following:
- a CDS encoding UDP-N-acetylmuramoyl-L-alanine--D-glutamate ligase has product MDLKDKRVLVVGLGKSGVASALFLKSHGARVTVSDSKPEAELREEILLLLDQGITVETGGHGDRTFRGQDLIVVSPGVPVDAPQLEQARALGEAVIGEIELASQFLPGPIVAITGANGKTTTTTLAGEIIAAGKFNALVGGNIGTPAITFADRAKPDTWTVLEVSSFQLETIVTFRPRIAVILNITPDHLDRHKTFTNYVNAKARIFENQRPEDFVILNADDPTTAGLAGRSHAQVFWFSRKKEVTRGASVRGGNIYFRDDKGEREIMQLSEIPLKGAHNLENVLAGVSIGMLVGCQPTQIREAVRNFKAVEHRLEFVAQVAGVDYYNDSKATNVDATIKALESFPANIHLILGGKDKGSDYSVLNDLLRARVKRVYTIGAAAAKIEEQIAGTTEIVASQTLDAAVRQASESATAGDVVLLAPACASFDQFRNYEHRGQVFKGAVQALAAREPRK; this is encoded by the coding sequence ATGGACTTGAAAGACAAGCGCGTACTGGTGGTGGGCCTCGGCAAGTCGGGCGTGGCGTCGGCGCTTTTTCTGAAGTCGCACGGTGCTCGCGTCACTGTTTCCGACTCTAAGCCGGAAGCCGAGCTGCGTGAAGAGATCCTGCTCTTGCTGGATCAAGGCATCACCGTCGAGACGGGAGGCCATGGCGACCGCACTTTTCGCGGACAAGACCTGATTGTGGTCAGTCCCGGCGTGCCCGTTGATGCCCCTCAACTCGAGCAGGCGAGGGCACTGGGCGAGGCGGTGATCGGCGAAATCGAGCTCGCCTCGCAGTTTCTTCCTGGACCCATCGTCGCGATCACCGGCGCGAACGGGAAGACGACTACCACCACTCTGGCCGGAGAAATCATCGCGGCCGGGAAATTCAACGCTCTGGTCGGCGGCAACATCGGAACGCCCGCTATCACCTTTGCAGACCGCGCAAAGCCGGACACTTGGACCGTTCTCGAAGTATCGAGCTTTCAGCTGGAGACTATCGTCACTTTCCGGCCACGGATTGCCGTCATCCTCAACATCACGCCGGACCACCTCGATCGTCATAAGACGTTTACGAACTACGTCAACGCCAAAGCGCGCATCTTTGAGAATCAGCGGCCCGAGGATTTTGTAATTCTCAACGCAGACGACCCGACCACTGCCGGACTCGCGGGCCGTTCCCACGCGCAGGTGTTCTGGTTTAGCCGCAAGAAAGAAGTAACGAGAGGCGCATCCGTCCGTGGCGGCAATATTTATTTTCGCGACGACAAAGGCGAGCGCGAGATCATGCAACTCTCGGAAATCCCCCTCAAGGGTGCGCACAATCTGGAAAACGTCCTCGCCGGAGTCTCCATCGGCATGCTGGTCGGATGCCAGCCCACGCAGATTCGTGAAGCCGTCCGGAACTTCAAAGCCGTTGAACACCGCCTGGAGTTTGTCGCTCAAGTTGCCGGAGTCGACTACTACAACGATTCCAAGGCAACCAACGTCGATGCCACCATCAAGGCGCTCGAATCCTTCCCAGCGAATATCCACCTGATTCTTGGGGGCAAGGACAAGGGCAGCGATTACTCTGTTCTCAACGATCTACTGCGAGCGCGGGTGAAGCGTGTGTACACGATCGGCGCTGCCGCCGCCAAGATCGAGGAGCAGATCGCCGGGACTACTGAAATCGTGGCCTCACAAACGCTCGATGCCGCGGTTCGCCAGGCCAGTGAGTCGGCTACCGCCGGTGACGTTGTCCTGCTTGCTCCTGCCTGTGCCAGCTTCGACCAGTTCCGGAACTATGAACACCGTGGGCAGGTTTTCAAAGGAGCCGTGCAGGCTCTGGCGGCACGCGAACCAAGAAA
- a CDS encoding UDP-N-acetylmuramoyl-L-alanyl-D-glutamate--2,6-diaminopimelate ligase, which produces MTFQQLIEGAEVLSQSGNPSITGVEYDSRCVGPGKVFLAMKGETSDGNRFIDQAIAAGAVAVVTDSTTETPRPGVAWAQVPHGRRALGRLSANFYHRPAERIANTGITGTNGKSTTAFLLESILRAAGRKTALVGTIEYHVAGKVLPAPHTTPESLELNRLLAEGLAQGVTESVMEVSSHALEQQRVFAIPFDVAAFTNLTRDHLDYHGTMEEYFRAKQILFEGCGTAPPRAAVLNIDDEYGRQLHALSKKSSSVALSYGLAAGDFHAESIEITGRGTRFQMVSPLGSLAMWSPMIGQVNVYNILAASAAAYARDCSGEAITKGIFDLARVPGRFERVDCGQPFTVAVDYAHTDDALRNLTALARDFVVRAGLKGKVITLFGCGGDRDRAKRPLMGEAAGTGSDFVVLTSDNPRSEDPVAIINDALVGLQKSGAKYTLEPDRRKAIGIALQQAGPGDIVLLAGKGHEKVQVTREGSIPFDDVEVARESLKTAGYDCEAAHAGAGKTA; this is translated from the coding sequence ATGACCTTCCAACAACTGATCGAGGGAGCGGAAGTGCTCTCCCAGAGCGGTAATCCGTCGATCACCGGCGTGGAATACGATTCCCGGTGTGTTGGCCCCGGCAAGGTCTTTCTCGCCATGAAGGGTGAGACCAGCGATGGCAATCGATTCATCGACCAAGCCATCGCTGCTGGCGCGGTGGCGGTGGTCACGGATTCCACCACAGAAACTCCACGTCCCGGAGTTGCATGGGCTCAGGTGCCGCATGGCCGCAGGGCGCTGGGCCGCCTCAGTGCAAATTTCTATCACCGCCCCGCGGAACGGATCGCGAATACAGGAATCACCGGCACAAATGGAAAGAGCACAACTGCGTTTCTGCTGGAATCGATTCTTCGTGCCGCAGGACGTAAAACCGCGTTGGTTGGAACGATTGAATATCACGTCGCAGGGAAAGTGCTGCCCGCGCCCCACACCACGCCCGAATCACTCGAGTTGAATCGACTCCTGGCAGAGGGCCTCGCACAGGGCGTGACGGAATCGGTGATGGAGGTATCGTCGCACGCGCTTGAGCAACAACGTGTTTTTGCGATCCCCTTTGATGTGGCGGCCTTCACGAACCTGACGCGCGACCACCTCGACTATCACGGCACGATGGAAGAATATTTCCGTGCCAAGCAGATCCTGTTTGAAGGTTGCGGTACCGCGCCGCCGCGGGCAGCCGTCCTCAACATCGATGATGAGTATGGCCGACAGTTGCACGCGCTGAGCAAGAAGAGTAGTTCGGTGGCGCTCTCCTACGGCCTGGCCGCCGGAGACTTTCACGCCGAGTCGATCGAGATTACTGGACGCGGAACACGCTTTCAGATGGTATCTCCGCTGGGTAGTCTCGCGATGTGGTCGCCCATGATTGGGCAGGTGAACGTCTACAACATTCTGGCGGCATCGGCGGCTGCGTACGCGCGCGATTGTTCTGGCGAAGCGATCACCAAAGGAATTTTCGATCTGGCACGCGTTCCTGGGCGCTTTGAGCGGGTGGATTGCGGGCAGCCTTTTACGGTTGCGGTTGATTACGCGCACACCGATGATGCGCTCCGGAACCTGACTGCATTAGCCCGCGATTTCGTCGTCCGTGCGGGACTCAAAGGAAAAGTCATCACGTTATTTGGTTGCGGCGGCGACCGCGATCGGGCCAAGCGTCCCCTGATGGGCGAGGCCGCTGGCACGGGCAGTGACTTTGTAGTGCTGACCTCCGACAATCCTCGTTCCGAAGATCCGGTTGCGATCATCAACGATGCGCTCGTGGGCCTGCAGAAATCAGGCGCAAAATATACGCTGGAACCTGATCGGCGGAAAGCGATAGGCATTGCCCTGCAACAGGCGGGGCCGGGCGACATCGTGCTGCTCGCCGGCAAGGGACATGAAAAGGTGCAGGTGACCCGAGAAGGAAGTATCCCCTTCGATGACGTTGAAGTCGCGCGCGAGAGTCTGAAAACGGCTGGCTACGACTGCGAAGCGGCTCACGCCGGCGCCGGGAAGACCGCATGA
- a CDS encoding division/cell wall cluster transcriptional repressor MraZ, producing MFRGNHPTRVDEKGRLKVPSEFKRVIDEKYAQKFYITSLDGTVAQVYPFEEWERIEQKLASLSTFNPTKKKFLNRTNYYGQVVEMDGQGRLLIPQILRESAQVRGEVAVLGNLTYLEVRNMEAFRKEIEEQAFTDDDTKTLDELGI from the coding sequence ATGTTTCGCGGAAATCACCCAACTCGAGTCGACGAAAAGGGACGTTTGAAGGTCCCGTCGGAATTCAAGCGGGTGATCGACGAGAAATATGCGCAGAAATTTTACATCACCAGTCTCGATGGGACTGTTGCTCAGGTGTATCCCTTCGAGGAATGGGAGCGGATCGAGCAGAAGCTGGCGTCGCTATCCACTTTCAATCCGACGAAGAAGAAATTTCTCAATCGCACGAATTATTACGGGCAGGTCGTAGAGATGGACGGGCAGGGGCGCCTGCTGATCCCGCAGATCCTGCGTGAGTCGGCGCAGGTACGCGGTGAAGTAGCAGTGCTCGGCAATCTGACCTACCTGGAGGTCCGGAACATGGAAGCGTTCCGCAAGGAAATTGAGGAGCAGGCCTTCACGGATGATGACACCAAGACGCTCGACGAATTGGGCATCTAG
- a CDS encoding transpeptidase family protein → MAAEKTSTTAKFRLYALTGLLCLWLVAICVRLVYLQVFRYGDFEQRAQHQQQRSFDLSPKRGIIFDRAGRELAMSIQVDSAFAVPSEIPDLANTISLIARITRVDPRVLLADCRAPKTFCWVARKADADVIERIKGMNLQGIHFQKEPKRFYPKRELGAQMLGYVGTDDQGLSGLERQFNTELQGKPGRLMISVDAHNKWFSSVEKQPEAGNNVVLTVDQNIQYIAERELEKAMEDTHAAAGTVIVQNPHTGEILALANRPTFNPNLRKEITIEALKDRAVSDIYEPGSAFKIVTISAGLEEKVTHPDELFDCRAGAIVINGLRIRDSKQHGVLSVSDIIAESSNVGAIKVALRLGDDRLYKYIRAFGFGQQTGIELPGETRGMTKPVDRWSKVSIGAISMGQEIGISPLQLIALISTIANDGVWTAPRIVAGTVGPQATPQTISFQSTGNRRVISSLTAAQMRQMLQGVVLHGTGRKAILEGYSSAGKTGTGQKVDPGTHSYSKTKYVASFAGFAPVNDPKISVAVILDSAVGLHQGGQISAPVFQRVTQQVLEYLHVPHDVEIPASRQVLLARRNVPDKDLDEASPDHLGSTLDLADAAGETAPDPAQSKSAMIAAQVVPATRRQKVPAAPISPSAGTANTAPAPEQKLPTNGTLVLDVEEGGIEVPSFLGKNVRAAVETAQDAGLDLDAIGSGTAREQAPVPGAKVAAGSRVMVRFGR, encoded by the coding sequence GTGGCCGCGGAAAAAACTTCTACCACCGCCAAGTTCAGGCTCTACGCCCTAACCGGACTCCTCTGTTTGTGGCTGGTGGCGATCTGCGTTCGCCTGGTCTATCTTCAGGTCTTCCGCTACGGAGATTTCGAGCAGCGGGCGCAACATCAGCAGCAGCGCAGTTTTGATCTCTCACCGAAACGCGGCATTATCTTTGACCGCGCTGGGCGCGAGCTGGCGATGTCGATCCAGGTGGACTCTGCATTTGCAGTCCCCAGCGAGATTCCCGATCTCGCCAACACCATCAGCCTGATTGCCCGAATCACCCGAGTTGATCCCCGCGTCTTGCTGGCCGACTGCCGGGCTCCCAAAACATTTTGCTGGGTCGCCCGCAAGGCTGACGCCGACGTTATCGAGCGCATCAAGGGAATGAACCTGCAAGGCATCCATTTTCAGAAGGAGCCCAAGCGTTTCTATCCCAAGCGTGAACTGGGCGCACAGATGCTGGGATACGTGGGAACCGACGATCAGGGCCTCAGCGGGCTGGAGCGGCAATTTAACACCGAACTGCAAGGCAAGCCTGGCCGGCTCATGATCTCCGTTGACGCCCACAACAAATGGTTCTCCAGCGTCGAGAAGCAGCCCGAAGCGGGAAATAACGTCGTCCTGACGGTCGATCAGAACATCCAGTACATCGCGGAACGCGAACTGGAAAAGGCGATGGAGGATACTCACGCAGCGGCTGGCACCGTGATTGTGCAGAATCCGCATACCGGCGAGATCCTCGCGCTGGCAAACCGCCCCACATTCAATCCCAACCTGCGCAAGGAAATCACGATCGAGGCTCTGAAAGACCGCGCCGTGAGCGACATTTACGAGCCCGGGTCCGCGTTCAAGATCGTCACCATTTCTGCCGGGCTGGAAGAAAAGGTCACTCATCCTGACGAGCTTTTCGATTGCCGGGCAGGTGCCATCGTCATCAACGGCCTGCGCATCCGCGATAGCAAACAACACGGCGTGTTGTCGGTATCCGACATCATCGCCGAGTCGAGTAACGTTGGCGCGATCAAGGTCGCACTTCGCCTCGGAGATGACCGCTTATACAAATACATTCGCGCCTTCGGCTTCGGACAGCAGACCGGCATCGAGCTTCCCGGCGAAACTAGGGGGATGACGAAACCAGTGGACCGCTGGTCGAAGGTTTCCATCGGGGCAATCTCGATGGGACAGGAGATCGGCATCTCTCCCCTGCAGTTGATTGCTTTGATCTCGACCATCGCCAATGACGGAGTCTGGACCGCGCCCAGAATCGTAGCGGGTACAGTCGGGCCGCAAGCCACGCCCCAGACCATCTCGTTCCAATCCACTGGAAACCGGCGCGTGATATCGTCCCTCACCGCCGCCCAAATGCGGCAGATGCTGCAAGGCGTTGTGCTGCATGGGACCGGACGCAAGGCCATCCTCGAAGGTTACAGTTCCGCTGGCAAGACCGGCACCGGGCAAAAAGTCGACCCCGGGACGCACTCCTACTCCAAGACTAAATACGTTGCATCCTTTGCTGGATTTGCCCCGGTTAACGATCCCAAGATCTCTGTAGCCGTGATTCTCGATTCTGCCGTAGGGCTGCACCAGGGCGGCCAAATCTCCGCTCCCGTCTTCCAGCGCGTGACGCAGCAGGTCCTGGAATACCTGCACGTTCCCCATGACGTTGAAATACCGGCCAGCCGCCAGGTATTGCTCGCGCGTCGCAACGTTCCGGACAAAGATCTCGACGAAGCTTCGCCCGATCATCTCGGGTCTACTCTCGACTTGGCCGATGCTGCTGGCGAAACGGCGCCTGATCCTGCACAGTCGAAGTCAGCGATGATTGCGGCACAAGTAGTACCTGCCACGAGGAGGCAGAAAGTACCGGCCGCTCCCATAAGTCCATCGGCGGGAACTGCGAACACCGCGCCGGCGCCTGAACAGAAATTGCCGACGAACGGAACACTAGTACTGGATGTGGAAGAGGGTGGTATCGAGGTGCCTTCATTTCTCGGGAAGAATGTTCGTGCGGCGGTCGAAACCGCACAAGATGCTGGCCTCGATCTCGACGCGATAGGTAGCGGAACGGCACGCGAGCAGGCGCCTGTGCCCGGCGCCAAGGTAGCCGCGGGGTCGAGGGTGATGGTGCGATTTGGGAGATGA
- a CDS encoding cell division protein FtsL — MSAAMAMSNVNARQRKSCWLGTPEIYFRKTIDNSRLVKVEDPRRGREMKQFGIALCILFALVMGYALQHFRAIEYGYQIEALRTQRDGLVEMNRALRLEDASLRDPGRIDVMARKLGLQSPQPGQVMQLDGNADTSAPVMASMTPVSVVSAR, encoded by the coding sequence ATGAGTGCAGCGATGGCAATGAGCAATGTAAATGCGCGCCAGCGGAAATCCTGCTGGCTGGGAACGCCGGAAATTTATTTCCGCAAGACCATCGACAACTCACGTCTCGTGAAGGTGGAAGATCCGCGGCGCGGGCGCGAGATGAAGCAGTTCGGCATCGCCCTGTGCATTCTGTTCGCGTTGGTCATGGGTTATGCCCTGCAGCACTTCCGCGCCATCGAATACGGCTACCAGATCGAAGCGCTGCGCACGCAACGCGACGGTTTAGTGGAAATGAACCGGGCACTGCGACTGGAAGATGCATCGCTACGCGACCCCGGGCGTATCGACGTTATGGCTCGTAAATTGGGACTACAGTCTCCGCAGCCAGGACAAGTCATGCAGCTGGATGGCAACGCGGACACGAGTGCGCCGGTCATGGCGAGCATGACGCCGGTCTCGGTCGTTTCGGCAAGGTAA
- the rsmH gene encoding 16S rRNA (cytosine(1402)-N(4))-methyltransferase RsmH: MPERDGRGAVGHVPVLLKEAIDFLAIQRGRTFLDATVGLGGHSLEIAKRLGAAGHLIGFDKDPAALSAARIRLAPVVGRQSLVVGESVPERPTTNDQQQDSDWPTVTLIHGSFAEVGERIAPNSLNGLMADLGVSSLQLGDATRGFSFQADGPLDMRMNTMSGDTAEQVVNHLDERELADVIYEFGEERRSRRIARAIVRSRPISTTKQLVDVVSAAARSMKHERIHPATRTFQALRIFVNRELDDLKALLEAVPRVLKPGGRLVVISFHSLEDRIVKDALRGGKDEYFRLLTKKPLTASEEEIERNPRSRSAKMRVAERI; this comes from the coding sequence ATCCCCGAGCGGGATGGACGTGGAGCGGTTGGACACGTTCCGGTTCTTTTAAAAGAAGCGATCGATTTTTTAGCCATACAGCGGGGCCGAACCTTTTTGGATGCCACGGTGGGCCTGGGCGGGCACAGTTTGGAAATCGCAAAACGCCTCGGCGCAGCGGGACATTTGATTGGCTTCGATAAGGATCCGGCAGCGCTGAGTGCGGCGCGGATAAGGCTCGCGCCAGTCGTTGGTCGTCAGTCGTTGGTCGTTGGGGAATCGGTTCCCGAGCGACCAACGACTAACGACCAACAGCAAGATTCCGACTGGCCGACAGTGACGCTGATTCATGGATCGTTTGCGGAGGTCGGTGAGCGAATCGCTCCCAACTCCTTAAACGGCCTGATGGCGGACTTAGGCGTGAGCAGTCTGCAACTGGGAGACGCAACGCGCGGATTTAGCTTTCAGGCGGATGGACCCCTTGACATGAGGATGAACACCATGTCGGGCGACACCGCCGAACAAGTGGTAAACCACCTCGACGAGCGCGAGCTTGCCGATGTGATTTACGAATTCGGTGAGGAAAGGAGGTCGCGGAGAATCGCCAGAGCCATTGTCCGGTCGCGGCCGATATCGACGACGAAGCAACTAGTCGACGTGGTATCAGCCGCGGCCCGGTCAATGAAACATGAGCGGATTCATCCGGCGACCAGAACTTTTCAAGCTCTCCGAATATTCGTAAACCGTGAACTGGACGATCTGAAGGCACTACTGGAGGCTGTTCCCAGGGTGCTGAAGCCGGGCGGAAGGCTGGTCGTGATCAGCTTTCACTCGCTCGAAGATCGGATCGTAAAAGATGCATTGCGCGGCGGCAAAGACGAGTACTTTCGTTTGCTAACCAAGAAGCCGCTGACAGCATCTGAAGAAGAAATTGAGCGCAATCCGCGCTCCCGCAGCGCAAAAATGCGCGTGGCAGAGAGGATATAG
- a CDS encoding phospho-N-acetylmuramoyl-pentapeptide-transferase, whose product MLYWLLYSKLFHYFPPFRIFRYLTFRTAFASLTALFTGLIVGPIIIRRLREFQIGQYIREEGPQAHQKKAGTPTMGGLLITISIIVPTLLWADLSNPFVWMAVLSTTAFAAIGFADDYLKVVHRRNLGLTARAKFSLQIGASTLIAVALIALQHRGMYSTRLVVPFFKQFHPDLVIEKWAAHPQMWPLAFLPFVFFVVIVIVGSSNAVNLTDGLDGLAIGCTVIAAGALAVLTYVSGHATFATYLELQRMPQIGELTIFCGAMVGASIGFLWYNAHPAEVFMGDVGSLALGGAIGTVAVMIKQELLLPFIGGIFVIEALSVIIQVGSYKLRKKRVFKMAPIHHHFELLGWSESKVIVRFWIASLVFALFALTTLKLR is encoded by the coding sequence TTGCTTTATTGGCTCTTATATTCGAAGCTGTTCCATTATTTTCCGCCGTTCCGCATTTTCCGTTACCTCACTTTCCGCACCGCCTTTGCCAGTTTGACCGCGCTCTTCACCGGATTGATCGTCGGCCCGATCATCATTCGTCGGCTGCGTGAATTTCAGATCGGACAATACATCCGTGAGGAAGGTCCGCAGGCGCACCAGAAGAAGGCCGGCACGCCGACCATGGGCGGATTGCTGATTACCATCAGTATTATTGTGCCGACCCTGCTGTGGGCTGATCTCAGCAATCCGTTTGTCTGGATGGCCGTGCTCTCCACGACAGCCTTCGCCGCAATCGGTTTCGCTGATGACTATCTGAAAGTCGTGCATCGCCGCAATCTCGGCCTTACCGCCCGCGCCAAGTTCAGTCTGCAGATCGGGGCCAGCACTCTCATCGCGGTCGCACTGATTGCTTTGCAACATCGCGGAATGTATTCCACCCGCCTGGTGGTGCCGTTTTTCAAGCAGTTTCACCCGGACCTTGTCATTGAGAAGTGGGCGGCTCATCCCCAGATGTGGCCGCTCGCGTTTTTGCCATTCGTATTCTTTGTCGTGATTGTTATCGTCGGCTCCAGCAACGCTGTGAACCTGACTGACGGGTTGGACGGCCTAGCCATCGGGTGCACAGTAATTGCCGCGGGCGCCCTGGCAGTTCTCACCTACGTCAGCGGTCACGCGACCTTCGCCACCTATCTCGAACTGCAACGCATGCCGCAAATCGGCGAGCTTACGATCTTCTGTGGCGCGATGGTCGGCGCTTCCATTGGGTTTCTCTGGTATAACGCGCATCCCGCTGAAGTTTTCATGGGAGACGTCGGCTCTCTCGCGTTGGGCGGTGCGATTGGAACCGTCGCCGTGATGATCAAGCAGGAATTGCTGCTACCCTTCATCGGCGGAATTTTCGTCATTGAAGCGCTGTCCGTCATCATTCAGGTCGGGTCGTATAAATTAAGAAAGAAGCGGGTTTTCAAGATGGCGCCGATTCATCACCATTTCGAATTACTGGGATGGTCGGAATCGAAAGTGATTGTGCGCTTCTGGATCGCGTCACTCGTGTTCGCGTTGTTCGCGTTGACGACACTAAAATTGAGATAG
- a CDS encoding UDP-N-acetylmuramoyl-tripeptide--D-alanyl-D-alanine ligase, producing MKLPLSRIAEFTGAAGDYDGRALAQGYSIDSRTVQSGELFFAVKGDRFDGHDFVEQSLIRGAVGAVVSKDQLSRYPKKESLLAVDETLVALQTLATAVRKLWGKPAIGITGSMGKTTTKEAIAHLLSTRYRVHKTKGNFNNHFGLPLGLLTLEPEYDLAVIEMGMSHAGEIATLARIAQPNEGVVTVVGPVHLEFFDSVAGIARAKYELIEALPHGGVAVLNGDDQYVSQFGRDFKGKVILFGMKSTANVRAENIESLGSEGTRFDLIAKELRQSVRSPLLGTHNVYNVLAAAAVALEHGITPSEIATALPQLEPADKRGQVVQLGNITVLNDCYNSSPKALMAAVDTLAALPARKRIVVAGEMLELGATGEQLHRECGRHVAEKKIDFLVGVRGLAKPMVDAALEAGMKAEFVATPEEAGDWLARATRDGDVVLLKASRGVKLEKALDTWQTKTGHAANGKLATDH from the coding sequence ATGAAACTACCACTCTCCCGAATCGCTGAATTTACCGGCGCCGCCGGCGATTACGATGGGCGTGCGCTTGCCCAGGGATATTCCATCGATTCTCGAACCGTACAGAGCGGCGAACTCTTTTTTGCGGTCAAGGGAGATCGTTTCGATGGGCATGATTTCGTCGAGCAGTCCTTGATCAGAGGCGCGGTCGGCGCGGTCGTCAGCAAGGATCAACTCTCGCGTTATCCCAAGAAGGAGAGTCTGCTGGCGGTTGACGAGACTCTTGTTGCCCTGCAGACTCTCGCCACTGCGGTTCGCAAATTGTGGGGCAAGCCTGCCATCGGGATTACCGGTTCGATGGGCAAGACCACCACGAAAGAAGCGATCGCGCACTTATTGTCGACGCGATACCGCGTCCATAAGACGAAAGGAAACTTCAACAATCATTTTGGACTGCCGCTTGGCTTGCTCACGTTGGAGCCGGAATACGATCTGGCCGTGATCGAGATGGGGATGTCGCACGCCGGCGAAATCGCTACTCTTGCTCGGATCGCCCAGCCCAATGAAGGCGTCGTGACGGTTGTCGGTCCGGTGCATCTGGAATTTTTCGACTCAGTGGCAGGCATCGCGCGCGCCAAATATGAATTGATCGAAGCCCTGCCGCACGGTGGGGTTGCGGTGCTGAATGGCGACGACCAGTATGTCAGCCAGTTCGGCCGCGACTTCAAGGGCAAAGTCATCCTGTTCGGGATGAAGTCCACGGCGAACGTTCGTGCCGAAAATATCGAGAGTCTGGGATCGGAGGGCACGCGCTTCGACCTCATCGCCAAGGAACTCCGCCAGTCGGTCCGTAGCCCGCTTCTGGGAACCCACAATGTCTACAACGTGCTCGCGGCCGCCGCAGTAGCTCTGGAGCATGGCATCACACCCTCCGAGATTGCGACCGCCCTTCCTCAACTCGAGCCCGCTGACAAGCGAGGACAGGTCGTCCAACTGGGTAACATCACCGTGCTCAACGATTGCTACAATTCCAGTCCGAAGGCGTTGATGGCTGCGGTCGACACACTGGCTGCGCTGCCTGCTCGCAAGCGAATTGTTGTTGCAGGAGAAATGTTGGAACTCGGTGCGACCGGCGAGCAACTGCATCGTGAGTGTGGCCGCCACGTCGCGGAGAAGAAGATAGACTTTCTCGTCGGTGTTCGCGGATTGGCAAAGCCGATGGTGGACGCCGCTCTCGAAGCCGGAATGAAAGCTGAATTTGTTGCCACACCAGAAGAAGCGGGCGATTGGCTCGCGCGCGCGACTCGTGATGGGGATGTCGTTTTGCTGAAAGCATCGCGCGGAGTAAAACTGGAAAAGGCTCTTGATACCTGGCAAACGAAGACTGGCCATGCGGCGAATGGGAAACTAGCCACTGACCACTAG